One region of Malania oleifera isolate guangnan ecotype guangnan chromosome 6, ASM2987363v1, whole genome shotgun sequence genomic DNA includes:
- the LOC131157978 gene encoding uncharacterized protein LOC131157978: MAASSKFDLSSGSPDRPLYASGQRGPFAAASLDRSGSFRESMDNPILSALPSMSRSSSSVVQGDVTNFFQYLRFDPKLMAADHKVHRPGDLKRHISSALGVSPDDSPSTSSKGKLLPSPVPEELKRAKAGLRDSSNKAREHVKILNEALSTFKKYFPSIPSRKRSRSDALSSDRSNASLSGDRSVLGSSVGKMGSQSHAMTSGFDLEQQKTEERIKCSVPSKRTRTSLVDLKMDVRPNASARQSGAIDRDREMIRLANSGAVQGEDRTLSVSVDWEKSKMKKKRSGIKPDVSLGTVSTKPIEGYREPKQGLQQRLVTDARSRLNESHGFRPGVANGAVGVGKADGISQQICSGIRSSIPRTDQDNSSVLNDKRDRSVCSDKERVNVRAVNKTNVREDFSSASPTSNMKMNASVRAPRSGSGVVPKLSPVVHRAAASNDWEVSHRTNKLLVAVGANNRKRTPSTRSSSPPVAQWAGQRPQKISRTARRTNLLPIVSSNDENPALDTISDGAGNESSLGFARRLPNNSPQQVKFKGDHFSSAALSESEESGAAETKSREKVKKSDEIEEKAGQNVQKMSTLVLPSRKNKMVNGEDIGDNVRRQGRTARGFTSTRSLMPLSVEKLGSVGTAKQLRSAKLGLDKTESKAGRPPTRKLSDRKAYTRQKHTVINAAADFLVGSDDGQEELLAAANAVINSSHAFSSPFWRQMEPFFKCISDADITYLKQQVNRGLTTASVSMDVDGCGTPNGFGVECQRGIGFATDTKTTKSLSEQFIPGKKVDCPIPLCQRLMAAFISEEENIEFCCTGNEDLKFDAYGTGYELDAELESSCLNHQMTAGQGAFNGHRITANGSSFDKMEHNEPEKDMVTISNVGFISNSGQSLNGSHLDQALMPNIAYSEFQYNSMSLNERLLLELQSVGIFTELMPDVVLTEEEEISENISRLEDKYHEQVSKNKGLLSKLLKSASETRELQEKEFECRALDKLVGMAYEKYMNCWGPNASSGKSSSGKMAKQAALAFVKRTLERCKKFEDTGKSCFSEPIFGDMFLSGSSHLLDTQSGDMITEGESAKPYTNISGRTMEVRVSASMNSLQSPSLSSRVGHSIDNHDVYSSDAILSVNHSSEQSTGKEDIWSNRVKKRELLLDDVGGTAGTSSSIPPSMGSSLSSSTKGKRSERDREGKGHSREVLSRNGTAKIGRPALSTVKGERKSKAKPKQKMTQLSASVNGLIGKMSEPKPVLSSIPKSIEMATGSNTKGSNEFGLGVLDDSEAIDLSSLQLPGMDVLGVPDDLGEQGQDLGSWLNIDDDGLQDHDFMGLEIPMDDLSDLKMMV; the protein is encoded by the exons ATGGCAGCCTCTAGCAAATTTGATCTGTCTTCTGGTAGCCCAGATAGGCCATTATATGCCAGTGGGCAGCGTGGACCCTTTGCAGCTGCTTCACTAGACAGATCAGGTAGCTTCCGTGAGAGCATGGATAATCCAATCCTGTCAGCTCTTCCAAGCATGTCAAGAAGCAGTTCATCAGTAGTGCAAGGTGATGTAACAAACTTCTTCCAGTACTTGCGCTTTGATCCAAAGTTGATGGCGGCAGACCATAAGGTTCATCGACCAGGAGACCTCAAACGGCACATAAGTTCTGCTCTTGGGGTTTCGCCAGATGATTCTCCGTCTACTTCCTCGAAAGGCAAGTTGTTACCATCTCCTGTACCAGAGGAACTCAAACGAGCCAAGGCTGGTCTGCGTGACAGCTCTAATAAGGCCAG GGAACATGTAAAAATCTTGAATGAAGCGTTATCAACATTTAAAAAGTATTTCCCAAGCATACCATCAAGGAAGAGATCTCGATCAGATGCTTTATCTAGTGATCGGTCCAATGCATCATTATCAGGTGACCGGTCAGTATTGGGCTCAAGTGTAGGTAAGATGGGAAGCCAGAGTCATGCCATGACAAGTGGTTTTGATCTTGAGCAACAAAAGACAGAGGAAAGGATAAAATGTTCTGTTCCAAGCAAACGCACCCGCACATCTTTGGTGGATTTGAAG ATGGATGTACGGCCTAATGCTTCTGCTAGGCAATCTGGTGCTATAGATAGAGACAGGGAAATGATAAGACTTGCAAATAGTGGTGCTGTTCAGGGTGAGGACCGAACATTATCCGTCAGTGTTGATTgggagaagtcaaaaatgaagaagaagcGTTCAGGAATAAAGCCTGATGTTTCTCTAGGTACAGTGTCAACTAAACCTATTGAAGGCTACCGGGAACCAAAGCAGGGATTGCAGCAAAGACTAGTCACTGATGCCCGTTCAAGGTTGAATGAATCCCATGGGTTCAG GCCAGGAGTTGCTAATGGAGCTGTTGGAGTTGGAAAAGCAGATGGTATCTCGCAACAGATTTGCTCAGGCATCCGTTCTTCCATCCCAAGGACTGACCAGGACAACAGTTCTGTTCTTAATGATAAGAGAGATCGCTCTGTTTGTTCAGACAAGGAAAGGGTGAATGTCAGAGCTGTTAATAA GACAAATGTTCGTGAAGATTTTAGTTCAGCTAGTCCCACTTCAAATATGAAAATGAATGCATCTGTGCGAGCCCCACGATCTGGTTCAGGTGTGGTGCCCAAGCTGTCCCCAGTTGTCCATAGAGCAGCTGCTTCTAACGATTGGGAGGTTTCTCATCGCACAAACAAGCTTCTTGTTGCTGTTGGGGCTAACAATCGTAAACGCACACCATCAACACGGTCTTCATCACCACCTGTAGCCCAGTGGGCAGGCCAGAGGCCACAGAAAATTTCACGCACAGCAAGAAGAACAAATTTGCTTCCTATAGTTTCAAGTAATGATGAAAATCCTGCTTTGGATACCATTTCTGATGGTGCTGGCAATGAGAGCAGCTTAGGATTTGCTAGACGCTTGCCAAACAATTCTCCTCAGCAAGTTAAATTTAAAGGTGACCATTTTTCTTCTGCTGCATTATCAGAAAGTGAAGAGTCAGGGGCGGCTGAAACCAAATCAAGAGAGAAGGTCAAGAAGTCTGATGAGATAGAAGAGAAGGCTGGGCAGAATGTGCAAAAGATGTCAACTCTTGTCCTACCATCTAGAAAGAATAAGATGGTGAACGGGGAAGACATTGGAGACAATGTTCGAAGACAAGGGAGAACTGCACGAGGTTTTACTTCAACTAGGTCCCTCATGCCATTGTCAGTTGAGAAGCTTGGCAGTGTGGGAACTGCAAAACAGCTTAGAAGTGCTAAACTTGGTCTTGATAAGACTGAAAG CAAAGCAGGCCGTCCACCTACTCGAAAACTTTCTGACCGTAAAGCTTACACACGCCAGAAGCATACAGTGATCAATGCAGCAGCAGATTTTCTTG TTGGTTCAGATGATGGGCAAGAAGAGCTATTGGCTGCTGCAAACGCGGTTATCAATTCTT CTCATGCCTTTTCCAGCCCATTCTGGAGGCAAATGGAGCCATTCTTTAAGTGTATATCTGATGCAGACATTACTTATTTGAAACAACAG GTAAACCGTGGCCTGACAACGGCTTCAGTTTCCATGGATGTTGATGGTTGTGGTACCCCCAATGGCTTTGGGGTTGAATGCCAGAGGGGCATTGGATTTGCCACTGATACAAAGACTACCAAATCTTTATCAGAACAGTTCATACCAGGAAAAAAGGTTGATTGCCCAATTCCACTCTGTCAGAGACTCATGGCTGCTTTTATATCAGAGGAAGAAAATATTGAGTTCTGCTGCACAGGAAATGAAGACCTCAAGTTTGATGCATATGGAACTGGATATGAGCTGGATGCAGAGTTGGAATCCAGTTGTTTGAATCACCAAATGACTGCTGGCCAAGGTGCTTTTAATGGTCACAGGATAACTGCTAATGGGAGTTCATTTGATAAGATGGAACATAATGAGCCAGAAAAGGATATGGTGACCATCTCAAATGTAGGGTTTATCTCAAACTCGGGTCAGTCCCTAAATGGTTCTCATTTAGACCAAGCATTGATGCCTAACATAGCCTATTCAGAATTTCAGTATAATAGCATGTCTTTGAATGAAAGACTTCTCCTGGAGCTTCAGAGTGTTGGAATTTTCACAGAGTTGATG CCTGATGTAGTACTGACAGAGGAAGAAGAAATCAGTGAAAACATTAGTAGATTAGAGGACAAGTACCATGAACAG GTTTCCAAAAACAAAGGCTTGCTGAGTAAACTGTTGAAGTCGGCTTCTGAAACAAGAGAACTCCAAGAGAA GGAGTTTGAATGCCGTGCCCTTGACAAACTCGTTGGAATGGCTTATGAAAAATATATg AATTGTTGGGGTCCTAATGCCTCCAGTGGGAAGAGTTCAAGTGGCAAAATGGCCAAGCAAGCTGCTTTGGCTTTTGTTAAACGAACATTAGAACGATGTAAGAAATTTGAAGATACAGGCAAGAGCTGCTTCAGTGAAcctatttttggagatatgtttCTTTCTGGGTCTTCCCATCTCCTTGATACACAGTCAGGTGACATGATTACAGAGGGTGAATCTGCCAAACCATACACGAATATATCTGGGCGTACCATGGAAGTCAGAGTTTCAG CTTCTATGAATTCACTGCAAAGCCCTTCTCTGTCTTCAAGAGTAGGTCATTCTATAGATAACCATGATGTTTATTCTTCTGATGCGATTCTGTCCGTAAATCACTCTTCTGAACAATCTACTGGCAAAGAAGATATATGGTCAAATAGAGTAAAGAAAAGGGAGTTGTTGCTTGATGATGTTGGCGGTACAGCTGGTACTTCTTCAAGCATCCCCCCCAGCATGGGAAGTTCCCTATCAAGCAGTACCAAAGGAAAGAGGAGTGAGAGGGACAGAGAGGGTAAGGGGCACAGCAGAGAGGTATTATCTAGAAATGGAACTGCTAAAATTGGTCGGCCAGCATTATCCACTGTTAAGGGGGAGAGGAAGTCCAAAGCGAAGCCTAAGCAGAAAATGACTCAGTTATCTGCTTCTGTCAATGGCCTTATTGGCAAGATGTCAGAACCAAAACCAGTGTTGTCTTCTATACCAAAGTCAATTGAGATGGCCACCGGTAGCAATACCAAGGGAAGTAATGAGTTTGGCTTGGGTGTATTGGATGACTCTGAGGCCATCGACTTATCCAGCTTACAGCTACCTGGAATGGATGTACTAGGCGTTCCTGATGATCTTGGTGAACAAGGTCAGGATCTCGGTTCATGGTTGAACATCGATGATGATGGATTGCAAGATCATGACTTTATGGGCCTTGAAATTCCGATGGATGACCTTTCAGACTTAAAAATGATGGTTTAA